A segment of the Bacillus pseudomycoides genome:
CTTCTCCATCTTCTCCTTTTATATACTCATATTCTTGTATCTTATAAAAATAATCAGAAATTTGCGAAATTACAGCGCATTGTAGAACAAGTTCTGTATACGGCTTCTTTCAATATTCTAAAAAACGGGGCATATCACCCCGTTTTTTTACAACCACAACTTCCACCAGAGCCACAACCGCCTCCGCATCCACCTGCATCAAAAAACGGATTTCCAGTAGGAACTTTAATAGCAGATGATACCTCGGAGCCAATCGCTCCACTGACTTCATCTAATAATTTTTGCAAAGCGTTTTCTGCTTTTTTAAAAGCAGATACCTTTTCATGCAAATCTACAGAACGCTTTAACTCTCGCATATTTTTCGAAACGAAAGTATAATCGGGATGGTATTTTCCAAAGCGTTGCACTTCTTCATATCGCTCTTTCATTACTGTAAATTGACCAATTAATGCTTGAGCCTCCAAATCTTCCTGTAACGCCTTATAACATTCACGATAACTCTCTGCTATATCTGAACAGACAATCGCTTTTGCAAGCTGTTCTGCCTCGTCTAATATCATTACGCTTTCAAGCGTCGCTACAATCATGAGAGACACCTCCGAGTATCCATCATAACACATTTAAAGCGGAACTACTAATTTGAATATCATATCTCTATATAAAGTGAAAAGTTCTCTACAGAAAACACTCATTCTTCCTAATTTCTTATACACAAATATGCTCCGCGATATTATACCGTAGTACATCCCAGCTGCCATTCTCCTCTTTTACGTAACTAATAC
Coding sequences within it:
- a CDS encoding YlbF family regulator, with translation MIVATLESVMILDEAEQLAKAIVCSDIAESYRECYKALQEDLEAQALIGQFTVMKERYEEVQRFGKYHPDYTFVSKNMRELKRSVDLHEKVSAFKKAENALQKLLDEVSGAIGSEVSSAIKVPTGNPFFDAGGCGGGCGSGGSCGCKKTG